The sequence ctaggacgagaaagctAAGTCAGGGGCATCCtgtctcgcgttttctttggacgaacCCCGGACGCCCTCGAGCttggcccgtttccttcgctgcaagtgtatttttaatggtttctgacaccggacaagcgttcttTACTAGTTGGAAGCATTAGAcatcttttgggccgttttTGGTcacaccacagtactccctccaacgagctcgcttcccgctttttacccgaggaggagaaaactgagccCGGGGCATTCTTGCTCGCATTTTTTTTGGGCAGAACACTGGAAGTATTCGAGGtaggcccgtttccttcgctgcaagtgcatttccagtggtttctgacaccggacgagcgttcgccactcgttggaagccttGGCCAttttttagaccgttttgggtcgcaccacagttctccctccaacgagctcgcttaccgacctataccttgggaaactgtgtcaggtagcatgccaATAGTATGGGTTAAAGTCCTCAGACTACGatcctgaagatcgaaagaactatgaccaatacggagcaaagagaagaaaccgtcgggggaccgctttttaccccaggacgagaaaactgagtacaAGGCActctcgctcgcattttcttggaacgaacaccggaagtactcgaggtcaacccatttccttcgctgcaagtgcatttccagtggtttctgacaccggacgagcgttcgcgactcgttggaagcattggccatcttttggaccgttttgggtcgccccaaagttctccctcacacaacctcgcttcccgacatatacctagggaaaacgtgtcagagagcatgccagaagtTTGGGtttggggcattctcgctcgtgatttcttgggatgagcaccgaaagtcctcgagtccggcctgtttccttcgctacaagtgcatttctagtggtttctgacaccggacgagcgttctttactcgttggaagcactaggcatcttttggaccgttttgggtcgcaccacagttctcccttcaaccAGCTCGCTTTCCTACCTATACCTTAAGAaaccgtgtcagggagcatgcaaggagtatGGGTTAAATTCCTCAGAGTACgagcctcgaagatcgaaagaactatgaccaatacggagcaaagagaagaaaccgttgggggaccgctttttatcccaggatgagaaaaatgagtccggggcattcttgctcgcattttcttgggatgaaAACCGGATGTTCTCGAGCTCGACCCGTTTCGTTCgcagcaagtgcatttcgagtgggttttggcaccggacgagcgtttgcgactcgttggaagcattggccatcgtttggaccgttttgggtcgcaccacatttctccctccaacgagctcgcatcccgacctatacctctggaaaatgtgtctgggagcatgccagaagtgtgggttgaagttcttggagtacgagccccaaagatcgaaagacttatgacgaatacggagcaaagggaagaaactgtcggggaccgctttttaccccatgacgagaaagcaaagtccggggcattctcgctcgcgctTTCTTGAGGCGAACACCGGAAGGCCTCGAGATTGGctcatttccttcgctgcaagtgcatttgcagtggtttctgacaccgaacgagcattcgccactcgttggaagcattggccatcttttagaccgttttgagtcgcaccacagttctccctccaacgagctcgcttcctgacctataccttgggaaatcgtgtcagggagtatgccaagagtgtgggttgaagtcctcggagtatgagccccgaagatcgaaagacttatgaccaatacggagcaaagggaagaaaccatcggggaaccgcttttagccccatgacgagaaaacttgGTTCGGGgtattctcgctcgcgttttcttgggacgagcaccagaagtcctccagctcagcccgtttccttctctACAAGTGGATTTCTAGTtttttctgacactggacgagcgttcgccactcgttggaagcattggccatcttttggaccattttcaGTCGCACAaaatttctccctccaacgagctcgcttcccaacctatacctctggaaaacgtgtcagggagcatgccagaagtgtaggttgaagtcctcggagtacgatccccgaagatcgaaagtcttatgaccaatatggtgcaaagggaagaaaccgtcgggggatcgcttgttgccccaggacgagaaaactgagtccgggacattctctctcacgtttttttgggacgagcaccgaaattCCTCCAGCCCAGCTCGTTCCGTTCGCTGTAAGTgtatttccagttgtttctgacaccgaacaagcgttggccatcttttggaccgttttgggtcgcaccacagttctccctccaacgagctcgcttcctgacctatacgttgggaaaacgtgttagggagcatgccaggagtgtgggttgaagtcctcggagtacgagccccgaagatctaAAGAATTATGACCACtacggaggaaagggaagaaaccgttggaggatcgctttttaccccaggacgagaaaactgatccCAGGGtattctctctcccgttttgttgggccgaaCACTAGAAGTCCTCTAGCTCcttccgtttccttcgctgcaagtacatttctagtggtttctgaaaccagacgagcattcgccacttgttggacgaattggccatattttggaccgttttgggtcgcaccacagttctaatttcaacgagcttgcttcccgacctatacgtccagaaaatgtgtcagggagtatgccaggagtgtgggtttaagtccttggagtacgagccccgaagatcgaaggacttatgaccaatatggagcaaagggaaaaaaccgtcgggggactactttttaccctaggacgagaaaactaattCCAGGGCAGTCTCgctagcgttttcttgggacgaacaccagaagtcctcgagcttggcccgtttccttcgctgcaagtgcatttacagtggtttttgacaccggacgagcgttcgccactcattggatgcattggccatctttttgacggttttgggtcgcaccacacttctccctcaaacgaccacacttcccgacctataactcCAGAAAAAGTGatagggagcatgctaggagtgtgagtcaaagtcctcggagtatgagcccaaaaagtcaaaagacttatgaccaatacggagcaaagggaagaaaccgtcgggggaccggtttttccccaaggacgagaaaactgagtttggggcattcttgctcgccttttcatgggacgagcaccgaaagtcctcgagtcagctcgtttccttcgctgcaagtgcatttctcgTGGTTTCTGGCAttggacgaacgttcgccactcgttagaagcattgaccatcttttggaccgttttgggtcgcaccacacttctccctgcaacgagctcgcgtcccgacctatacctctagaaaacgtgtgagggagcatgccaggagtgtgggttaaagtcctcggagtacgagccccgaagatcagaagacttatgactaatacggagcaaaggaaagaaatttTCGGGAAACCGCTTTTTgacccaagacgagaaaactgagtccagggcattctcgctcgcgttttcttgggacgagcaccgaaagtcctcgagctcagctcgtttcctttgctgcaagtgcatttctaatggtttctgacaccgaacgagcgttcgccactcgttggaagcattgccCATCTTTTTtaccgttttcggtcgcaccacagttctccctccatcgagctcgcttcccgacctatacctctggaaaacgtgtcagggtgcatgccaggagtgtgggttgaagtccttcgagtacgagccccaaagaatgaaagacctatgaccaatacggagcaaagggaagaaaccttcAGAGGATCGCTTTTTgtcccaggacgagaaaacttagtccggggcattctcgctcgcgttttcttgggatgagcactggaagtcctcgagctcagctcgttttcttcgctgcaagtgcatttctagttgtttctgacaccgaacgagcgttccccactcgttggaagcattggccatctttttgatcgttttcggtcgcaccacagttctccctccaacgagctcgcttcccgacctatacttctggaaaacgtgtcagggagcacgccaggagtgtgggttgaagtccttggagtacaaaccccaaagatcgaaagacttacgaccaatacggaccaAAGGATAAAAAACCCtagggggaccgctttttgccccaaaacgagaaaacatggtccggggcattctcgctcgcgttttcttgggacgagcaccggaagtcctcgagctcagctcgttttcttcgctgcaagtgcatttctagttgtttctgacaccgaacgagcgttccccactcgttggaagcattggccatctttttgatcgttttcggtcgcaccacagttctccctccaacgagctcgcttcccgacctatacttctggaaaacgtgtcagggagcacgccaggagtgtgggttgaagtccttggagtacaaaccccaaagatcgaaagacttacgaccaatacggaccaAAGGATAAAAAACCCtagggggaccgctttttgccccaaaacgagaaaacatggtccggggcattctcgctcgcgttttcttgggacgagcaccggaagtcctcgagcttagctcATTCCCTTAGCTGCAAGTGCATtacaagtggtttctgacaccggacgagcgttcgccacttgttggaagcatttgccatcttttggaccattttgggtcgcaccacagttctccctccaacgagctcgctttctaacctatacctccggaaaacgtgtcaaggagcatgccaggagtgtgggttaaagtcctccgAGTACGAGctccaaagatcgaaagacttatcaccaatacggagcaaagggaagaaaccgtcggggaccgctttttacctcaagacgagaaaactgagtccgcggCATTCTCACTTACATTTTCTtaagacgagcaccggaagtcctcgagctcagcccatttccttcgctgcaagtgcatttccagtggtttctgacaccagaagAGCGTTTGCTAGTCATGGAAAGCACTGGGAGTtgttttgaccgttttgggtcgcaccacaattctccctccaatgagctcgcttcccgccctatacctctggaaaatgtgtcagggagcatgccagaagtgtgggttaaagtcctcagagtacgagccccaaagatcgaaagacttatgaccaatacggagcaaagggcagaaaccgtcgggggacagctttttgccccaggacgacaAAACTGAGTTTAGGgtattcccgcttgcgttttcttgggacaagcaccggaagtcctcaagctcagctcatttccttcgctgcaattgcatttccagtggtttttgagacgggacgagcgttcgccactcgttggaagcattgacatcgtttagaccgttttgggtcgcaccagagttctccctccaacgagcgcGCTTTCCGAcatatacctctggaaaacgtgttagggtgCATGCCAAGAGTGatggttgaagtcctcggagtacgagccccaaagatcgatagacttatgaccaatacggagcaaataGAAGAAACCGTCAAGGGACccctttttgccccaggacgagaaaactgagtctagggcattctcgctcgcgttttcttgtgacaagcaccagaagtcctcgagctcagcccgtctccttcgctgcaagtgcatttccagtggtttctaacactggacgagcgttccccactcgttggaagcattaagcatcttttgcaccgttttaagtcgcaccactgttctcccttcaacgagctcgctgcccgacctatacttctggaaaacgtgttagggagcatgtcaagagtgtgggttgacgtcctcagagcacgatccccgaagatcgaaaaacttatgacgaatacggagcaaagggaagaaaccgtcgggggaccgcttttgacccaaggacgagaaaactgagtccggggccttctcgctcgcgttttcttgggacgagtacGAGATGTCCTCGAGCCCATCCCGtctctttcgctgcaagtgcatttccagtggtttctgacatcggacaagcgttcgccactcgttggaagcattggccatcttttggaccgttttaggtcgcaccacagttctccctccaacgagttcgcttccggacctatacctccagaaaacgtgtcagggagcatgccaggagtgtgtgttgaagtccttggagcacgagccctgaagattgaaagacttgtgaccaatacggcgcaaagggaagaaaccatcgagAGACCGTTGTTtacccaagacgagaaaactgagtctcgggcattctcgctcgcgttttcttgggacgagcaccggaagtcctcgagctcagcccgtttatttcattgcaagtgcattctcagtggtttcttacatcggacgagcgtttgccactcgttggaagcattggccatctttcggaccgttttgggtcgcaccacagttctccctccaacgatctcgcttcccgatctatacctccggaaaacatgtcagggagcatgccaggagtgtgggttgaagtcctcggaacactagccccgaagatcgaaagacctatgaccaatacggagcaaatggaagaaaccgtcgggggaccgctttttacccaggacgagaaaactgagtccgtggcattcttgctcgtgttttcttgggacgagcaccggaagtcctcgacatgcaaaataaatgaattagtattcatgaaaattattatacgtacaaaagaaatagtttgatatataacataccgaatccgagatgacaatgcttcccTTATTTACAATGTCTCTCATATACTTCATGACATAGTTTCCACACGTAGTGCTCTCgacttgtagtggacactataaaaacaataaattagaataaaggactagtcttaattgctagtaatctacaaaatacaattgaatttaaatatttatacttgcctttacttttcgccataaagtttgtttcctgcttttattaatgtttttttgcgagtgaaatatcgctattgctctgttttgccaagataagattgcacatatcttagaatattgtacatgcattagaattaagagcactacatgatataaaagattaaacttacgtgtcggttacatatcttgtagttgcttttgatgtcgtccttagcgagtcaaggtaaaacattgtatcctcatacgcatttatagcaagcagtgcccaatgacccctaattatacaaaaatgtaagtactattttattgtcaatgcaaCCAATACCCTAACTAAACTTACCCAGGATTAAAAGGAGCAAGAACTACTTGGTCGGGTTTAGACACCATCAATCTACTACACAAGTTTTGAATTTGAGATTCTTGTGTGTTTCCAGAAGAGATTAGGGACGGATCTACAAAGACATACTGCATATTTTCTTTCGAGCCACTAACagatgaatacaagtacctacaaaatatataaactcgtaaaggagatacataaatttagatgcaaaggaatgaaattgacttacatcatataggCCACCAATGTAAACGTTTTCACTTAGTTCATGTTACAAAGATCAACGATATCCTCTCGAAGCACAGAAGTCTTTCGACTAATGCCAAAAAGGTCAGCGGGTAGTGAAAAAGTGATGCTGGAATCTTTCTCCATTACCTTCTCAGCATATCTGAGAATCGACTTCAACTCTAATGGCAAAGTTGATGTCGATTCACATACAACTTCTTTTTCTGTAGGCATTTTTATTAAGTCCATCTCCTAATTCAAGAACATCCAAATTCAGTAAGACGTACAATATTAGACATTCgagtttaatagtggattacataccttcaagacgtccaactctggttcattcatcttcatcacctccttccctttcttttccttctgttttggtttgtccaacgattccacttctattctcttacccttctcttcaatcccctctaacactattggccttgaacaactcccgtgtgcagacaatggtgtagataagtttgagcgaatttgtgcctctaattcactaactcgcctacggagttcttcattctcaactagaatgttcgcctcatcttttgatgttttcttaactGAATGAAAGTACGTTGTTGGAGTAACGTATCCACCAACCCCACGCACACGACCATTGTGCTCTTTTGTACCCAATGCTTGGGTTAATACATCATTCGAACAATGTCTATTCATAGAagatgaatctgtattcattgatatctcatcctaaaaagatagcaaaattaatgtaagttatagaaatgATTGCTTATGTAATGGATAATTGAAATGTGTGATTTACATGTAATGACTTACTATTTTATGGACGACTTGCTGAATGTCGTCGTTGTCGTACTGTCTTCGTTTGTTAACTCGagctttcttccacattttagctcgatcaacataAACTTCATTTGAATCCTCCTTCTTCATTCGAGAACATGGAGTTGAAGTGGTAAACATATTAGCTTGTATTCCATTTTTGGTACAAAGCaaatttacaagaaacaaacaacaaacttacaactttttatgcaaccccccCCCCCGAAATGACAAAGTGATACAATAatcctacttacaactttttatgcaaccatttacaagaaacaaacaacaaacttacaactttttatgcaaccatttacaagaaacaaacaacaaagttacaactttttatgcaacctttacaagaaacaaacaaacccccctcccccaatgacaaagctttagaagaatcctacttacaactttttagGCAACCCCCCTCCCCCGGACAAAGTTATACAATAATCCTACTTACAAATTTTTATGCAaccatttacaagaaacaaacaaacttacaactttttatgcaaccatttaaaagaaacaaacaacaaacttacaacttctTATGCAACCCCCCTCCCCCCAAATGACAAAGTGATACAATAatcctacttacaactttttatgcaaccatttacaagaaacaaacaacaaacttacaactttttatgcaacctttacaagaaacaaacaaccccccttccccctccccccccccccccccaatgacaaagctttagaagaatcctacttacaactttttatgcaaccccccccccccccaaatgaCAAAGTGATACAATAatcctacttacaactttttatgcaaccatttacaagaaacaaacaacaaacttacaactttttatgcaaccatttacaagaaacaaacaacaaacttacaactttttatgcaaccctttacaagaaacaaacaccCCCCCCAAtgacaagaaacaaacaaacttaCACCACGCAAGCAAAGAGGAGGATTACACCAGATATCCAACCAGACATcccaaattctataaggtttctttggcaacaaagaaagaacaaactaCAAAAATGGGAGTTTCCTCCTTAGACATCTAAGCATCTTACCATTTCCTCCTTAAGATTGGCATACCCTTTCCTTGAGATTCTATGATTGTATTTGTTCTTCGATCGTCTATCTtgttgtaattttcttttttcctatatccaaATGTATTTGTTATTGAGAAAGTAGAAAATATCATTTCGAATGATTTTCATGTATAAAAGTTATTCATACCTGAAAGGTCTCTGATAACCTTGACCTTACAAACTCTTCCCAGTGATTTTGCTCAATGAAGGAATACTTTTCAGGTGGAACTTGAAGCAATTGTGGTTCATCTTTATGCGGGATGATGTATTTCGTTGTTAGCCAGTTCTTAAACTGACGAACCGAAATACCTGCAGTTTGGAGAACGTTTTTCCTAGATCTTGGATCAATGACGAATGCagcctaaataattaaaagtacttaatcaagtgtccatacaacaagaacattatcaaatataataaggacattaaagttatatatacctCAAATGTAGTGAATATCTTATCTTTCAGTTCTGCAGGCACACTTTTCCAAGACATATATGTGATAGGGACATGATAATGGGTTGCAGACCCTATGAAAGACTTTAACTTCGCTCCATTCTCACCAATAGGTGCTCCGTCTTCATTGTACCTCACCACCTTCTTGTCTCCCAAACTTCTAATGCGAGTTACATCAAACATAATAGTAGGTCCTCGTTGTCGCTTCAACTCTTTTGGGGTTTCTTCAACTGTTGCATTCAACTCACCAACACCAACTTCTTCATTAAGATCGTCCATATTATATTATGCGAAGCTGtcaatcaaaatgaagaaaaaattagcatgatatacaaactttaaacaataataaataatgaaataagataaatgaacataataaacttatggtctccttgtttgaaattgtgaacacaccattataatattatgtaggtatccatgtgccttcacaatcTGACCTTACGTACGTTAAGACATTTTCATCCAAATCATTGTTTAAATAGACATCTGGCATATCATTGGGTATTCCTTCACACAGGAGTATTGTATCACCAAGTTCATCGTCATTATATCTATCTTCAAAGTCTCTTTGTGGTGGAGTGAGTACAACTGACCATCTAACATCACTTGGATCCTCAACATAAAACACTTGCTTTGCTTGGCTTGCTAGTATAAATGAGTCTGACTTGTGTCCTACTCTATTTAAATCAACTAAAGTATAACCAAGTTCATCGATCCGAACACCACCACTATTCTGTACCCAATTGCATTTAAACACCGAAACATTAAACGTATTATAATTGAGTTCCCATTTCTCTTGTATCACTCCATAGAATGACATATCTCCAATGACGagatttttatctttagaactagacacttcattgtttttgcaactaaactaactccactgttttgtacacttcgatccttctcagaagattttgtgtgatagcgacatccgtttattgcataaccactatatgtaataacaaaaggatgagggccatgagcaattcaccttaagttatctgaaactccactatttccaacttcaagctcagttgatacctaccacaagaattattatttcaagttcaacacataacatgtataactaaattacaaaGTTCAACACTGTACCTCTTCTCGTAACCAATGTATAAAAGTTCGATTATGTTTCTCTTGAAGCCATTTCTGATTTTTAGACTTGTTCGGATATTGTAGTTGCAAAGCCttcatatgttttctttgtagtcatcatccaaacattgtaatatagttagatttaattatttaaaagtgAATGAAAGAATGAAGAAATCAATGAATAAACTTACTCCATATATGGCTGAACATCAATTGTATTTTCCAACACATATCGATGAGCTTGACGTAGAAGTTCTTGTTCAGGTTTGAATGGAACTCCCGTGGAACGGCCTACCAATGTTTGACGTGTCTAAATGGTCTTGTGACTTGCGAGTCCCAAGCCCAACGGGATCCACTCAAGATAAGAAAtcagaacaaaattcaatagcTTCTTCTATTAAATAACTTTCGGCAATACAATCTTCTGGACGATATCTATTCCTCACAGAGTTTTTGACGACTTTCATGAATCTTTCAAAGGGATACATCCATCGAAGATATATAGGGCCACAAAGTTTGACTTCCCTAACTATGTGTACTGTGAGATGAATCATGATTGTGAAGAATGAAGGGGgaaaatacttttcaaataaacacaatgttACCACAATATCATCTTCCAACTTGTCTAATTGTTGCGCATCTAACACCTTGTTGCATACAGAATTGAAAAAGATGCACAACCTAGTTATAGCATAACGAACATGTTTCGGTAGCATCGATCTTATCGCAATGGGAAACAATTGTTGTATGagcacatgacaatcatgagattttaaactattaagttttaaatctttcattgacacaaggtttctaatattggaagagtaaccttcgggaacctttattcttgacaaagtcttcaaaacacatcgtttttcttcctttgtaagagtataacacgcaggaggaatgaatattttcttctcactaCTAATAGGGGCAAGCTCTAGTCGAAGTTTTAGATCAACTAAA comes from Cucumis melo cultivar AY chromosome 12, USDA_Cmelo_AY_1.0, whole genome shotgun sequence and encodes:
- the LOC127144158 gene encoding uncharacterized protein LOC127144158, producing MDDLNEEVGVGELNATVEETPKELKRQRGPTIMFDVTRIRSLGDKKVVRYNEDGAPIGENGAKLKSFIGSATHYHVPITYMSWKSVPAELKDKIFTTFEAAFVIDPRSRKNVLQTAGISVRQFKNWLTTKYIIPHKDEPQLLQVPPEKYSFIEQNHWEEFVRSRLSETFQEKRKLQQDRRSKNKYNHRISRKGYANLKEEMVRCLDV